A section of the Clostridium sp. TW13 genome encodes:
- a CDS encoding glycosyltransferase: MSSLAISVIVPVYNVEKYLDEMLASIYKQTFEDFNIIIVNDGSTDNSEGIIKKYVDLYKDKTIYIKQENAGVSVARNTAIPFIKGKYTLFLDPDDYIREDMFQKMYDRAERASADIVMCGYEKVYDYENNDSNRQFVHDVEEQKQYCSYEVMNRMLDLEVKGYLWNKLFITENVMKYKMHFAEGRLIQDWAPVFEQVSVANKIVFINEPLYFYRQRQNSNLHRKNIKQIEDFNVAVKTIINYIVENNIEVAESKFYSFIADSQTSQIHDYVNLGRKCNEEIYKKCEIKALKLWNIIFKIKTNKRAKIKLILFKLRLLHKAF; encoded by the coding sequence ATGAGTAGTTTGGCAATTAGTGTAATTGTACCAGTATATAATGTTGAAAAGTATTTAGATGAGATGTTGGCATCTATATATAAGCAAACTTTTGAAGACTTTAATATAATAATAGTTAATGATGGGTCTACAGATAACTCCGAAGGAATAATAAAAAAATACGTAGATCTGTATAAAGATAAAACTATCTACATTAAGCAAGAAAATGCAGGGGTATCAGTAGCTAGAAATACTGCAATACCTTTTATAAAAGGTAAATATACTTTATTTTTAGATCCAGATGATTATATACGAGAAGATATGTTTCAAAAAATGTATGACAGAGCTGAAAGAGCATCGGCTGATATTGTGATGTGTGGATATGAAAAGGTATATGATTATGAGAACAATGATAGTAATAGACAATTTGTGCATGATGTAGAAGAACAAAAACAATATTGTAGTTATGAAGTTATGAATAGGATGTTAGATTTGGAAGTTAAGGGATACTTGTGGAATAAGCTATTCATTACTGAGAACGTAATGAAATATAAAATGCATTTTGCAGAAGGTCGGCTTATACAAGACTGGGCTCCAGTTTTTGAACAGGTAAGTGTTGCTAATAAAATTGTTTTTATAAATGAACCATTATATTTTTATAGGCAGAGGCAAAATTCAAATTTGCATAGAAAAAATATAAAACAAATAGAAGATTTTAATGTTGCAGTAAAAACAATAATTAATTATATAGTTGAAAATAATATAGAAGTAGCTGAAAGTAAATTCTATAGTTTTATTGCAGATTCACAAACTTCTCAAATTCATGATTATGTTAACTTGGGTAGAAAGTGTAATGAAGAGATATATAAGAAATGTGAAATAAAAGCTTTGAAATTATGGAATATAATTTTTAAAATAAAAACAAATAAAAGAGCAAAAATAAAATTGATACTTTTTAAATTAAGATTATTACATAAGGCTTTTTGA
- a CDS encoding glycosyltransferase family 2 protein, translating to MLCEDLDLSIIIPAYNVEIYIRQCLDSVLRQSIENYEIILVNDGSTDTTQKICEEYTSKYSCIKLINQENKGLGAARNTGLKHANGKYIGFVDSDDFIKENMFSAMLNLAKKKDLDLVICDVELFFEDTNIRKTIENDLKADFVYHTKNTLESFFTYNVKGFAWNKIYKRYLFDGIRYEEGKYYEDIYPMFSILTKVKTMEVIKEPLYLYRQRKNNITSGCTLKHVQDFNIAIEKVNREYKNEENFNEELLSCFNILYSSTSFDLYIRYKKFKTVDIYQDYSEVYYNVPKYTFREVICNKYADGRYKINYLLWKIRLLPILKKLRYKLK from the coding sequence ATGTTATGTGAAGATTTGGATTTGAGTATAATAATACCTGCATATAATGTGGAAATTTACATAAGACAGTGCTTAGATAGTGTGCTTAGACAATCAATAGAAAATTATGAAATAATTCTTGTAAATGATGGATCAACAGATACAACACAAAAAATTTGTGAAGAATATACTAGCAAATATAGTTGTATTAAGTTAATAAATCAAGAAAATAAAGGGTTAGGTGCAGCTAGGAATACAGGGCTTAAGCATGCAAATGGCAAATACATTGGATTTGTTGATAGTGATGATTTTATAAAAGAAAATATGTTTTCTGCTATGCTTAATTTAGCGAAAAAAAAAGATTTAGATTTAGTTATATGTGATGTTGAGTTATTTTTTGAAGATACAAATATAAGAAAAACTATAGAAAATGATTTGAAAGCAGATTTTGTTTACCATACAAAAAATACTTTAGAAAGTTTTTTTACCTATAATGTTAAGGGGTTTGCTTGGAATAAAATATACAAAAGATATCTATTTGATGGAATAAGATATGAAGAAGGAAAATATTATGAAGATATTTATCCTATGTTTAGCATATTAACGAAAGTAAAAACTATGGAAGTAATAAAAGAACCACTATACTTATATAGACAACGAAAAAATAATATAACAAGTGGGTGTACATTAAAACATGTACAAGATTTTAATATTGCAATAGAAAAAGTAAATAGAGAATATAAAAATGAAGAAAATTTTAATGAGGAATTATTAAGCTGTTTCAATATATTATATTCAAGTACAAGTTTTGACTTATATATTAGATACAAAAAATTTAAGACAGTAGATATTTATCAGGATTATAGCGAAGTATATTATAATGTTCCTAAATATACATTCAGGGAAGTTATATGCAATAAATATGCAGATGGTAGATATAAGATAAATTATTTGTTGTGGAAAATTAGGTTATTACCAATACTAAAGAAATTAAGATATAAGCTTAAATAG
- a CDS encoding glycosyltransferase family 4 protein: MKVCIDAHVLGDRSGGNETYYRNIIDNIYKNLGDTDELFILLDSEEEKKRIDAKNIKNVKTIMFKYKNPIKRYGYEMAKIVKSYSIDVLHTQYYSPIIKNCKLVVTIHDVSFIHYPECFNTMELIRNRLWIRNAAKRADSILTVSEYSKQDIVKQFGVNDNKVHVTYLAPSGIFRELEDKDVEQAKEKFKIDAPYILAVGNLQPRKNLVTLINSYVKIKSSDINFKHKLVIVGKKAWKYDAIFSTLNSHNLSDDIILTDYVSEEDLVRLYNGADVFIYPSIFEGFGLPVIEAMACGTPVITSNTTSLPEVVDDAAILIDPYNQEEIVSKIEALCMDNQLKNELRGKGLKRAKLFSWETTAKKVMDVYKFTMQK, from the coding sequence ATGAAAGTATGTATTGATGCACATGTGCTAGGAGACAGATCTGGAGGAAATGAAACTTATTATAGAAATATAATAGATAACATTTATAAGAATCTAGGGGATACTGATGAGTTATTTATTTTGCTTGATAGTGAAGAGGAAAAGAAAAGAATAGATGCAAAGAATATAAAAAACGTAAAGACGATCATGTTCAAGTATAAAAATCCAATAAAGAGATATGGATATGAAATGGCGAAAATAGTTAAATCTTATAGTATAGATGTTTTACATACTCAATATTATTCACCAATAATCAAAAATTGTAAGCTAGTAGTTACAATTCATGATGTATCTTTTATACATTATCCGGAATGTTTTAATACAATGGAGTTAATCAGAAATAGGTTATGGATACGTAATGCGGCTAAAAGAGCTGATAGTATTCTAACTGTTTCTGAATATTCTAAGCAAGATATTGTTAAGCAATTTGGCGTGAATGACAATAAGGTGCATGTTACATATCTTGCTCCATCAGGTATATTTAGAGAGTTAGAAGATAAAGATGTAGAGCAGGCAAAAGAAAAATTTAAAATTGACGCTCCTTATATTTTAGCAGTTGGTAATTTGCAACCACGTAAGAACTTAGTTACATTAATTAATTCTTATGTAAAGATAAAAAGTAGTGATATAAATTTTAAGCACAAATTGGTCATTGTTGGGAAAAAAGCTTGGAAATATGATGCTATTTTTTCAACTTTAAATAGTCATAATTTATCTGATGATATTATATTAACAGATTATGTATCTGAGGAAGATTTAGTAAGACTATATAATGGTGCAGATGTATTTATATATCCATCAATTTTTGAAGGATTTGGTTTACCTGTAATAGAAGCAATGGCATGCGGAACTCCTGTAATAACTTCTAATACCACATCATTGCCAGAAGTTGTAGATGATGCAGCAATTTTAATTGATCCATATAACCAAGAAGAAATTGTAAGCAAGATTGAAGCTTTGTGTATGGATAATCAACTAAAAAATGAGCTTAGAGGAAAGGGCTTAAAAAGGGCAAAACTTTTCTCGTGGGAAACTACAGCTAAAAAAGTTATGGATGTTTATAAATTTACAATGCAAAAATAA